One Arvicanthis niloticus isolate mArvNil1 chromosome 13, mArvNil1.pat.X, whole genome shotgun sequence genomic window carries:
- the Gpd1 gene encoding glycerol-3-phosphate dehydrogenase [NAD(+)], cytoplasmic encodes MAGKKVCIVGSGNWGSAIAKIVGSNAGQLAHFDPRVTMWVFEEDIGGRKLTEIINTQHENVKYLPGHKLPPNVVAVPDVVQAATGADILVFVVPHQFIGKICDQLKGHLKANTIGISLIKGIDEGPNGLKLISEVIGERLSIPMSVLMGANIASEVADEKFCETTIGCKDPAQGQLLKELMQTPNFRITVVQEVDTVEICGALKNIVAVGAGFCDGLGFGDNTKAAVIRLGLMEMIAFAKLFCSGSVSSATFLESCGVADLITTCYGGRNRKVAEAFARTGKSIEQLEKEMLNGQKLQGPQTARELHSILQHKGLVDKFPLFTAVYKVCYEGQPVGEFIRCLQNHPEHM; translated from the exons ATGGCAGGCAAGAAAGTCTGCATTGTCGGCTCCGGCAACTG GGGCTCAGCCATTGCCAAGATCGTGGGTAGCAATGCAGGCCAGCTGGCACACTTTGACCCGCGGGTGACCATGTGGGTTTTTGAGGAAGACATTGGGGGCAGAAAGCTCACTGAGATCATCAACACGCAGCACGAGAATGTTAAATACCTGCCGGGGCACAAGCTGCCCCCCAATGTG GTGGCTGTCCCAGATGTGGTCCAGGCTGCAACAGGTGCTGACATCCTGGTTTTTGTGGTACCCCATCAGTTCATTGGCAAGATCTGTGACCAGCTCAAGGGCCACTTGAAGGCCAATACTATTGGCATATCTCTTATTAAG GGGATAGACGAGGGCCCCAACGGGCTGAAGCTCATCTCTGAAGTGATTGGGGAACGCCTCAGCATTCCCATGAGCGTGCTGATGGGAGCCAACATTGCCAGCGAAGTGGCTGATGAGAAGTTCTGTGAGACGACCATTG GCTGCAAGGACCCAGCCCAGGGACAGCTcctgaaggagctgatgcagacaccCAACTTTCGTATCACTGTGGTACAAGAGGTGGACACAGTGGAGATCTGTGGGGCCTTGAAG AATATAGTGGCCGTTGGGGCTGGCTTCTGTGACGGGCTTGGCTTTGGTGACAACACCAAGGCAGCGGTGATCCGGCTGGGGCTCATGGAGATGATAGCCTTCGCCAAACTCTTCTGCAGTGGCTCTGTGTCCTCGGCCACCTTCCTGGAGAGCTGCGGGGTCGCTGACCTCATCACGACCTGCTACGGGGGTCGGAACCGCAAGGTGGCAGAGGCTTTCGCTCGCACCGGAAAG TCCATTGAGCAGCTGGAGAAAGAGATGCTGAATGGGCAGAAGCTACAGGGGCCCCAGACAGCCCGGGAGCTGCACAGCATTCTCCAACACAAGGGCCTTGTGGACAA GTTCCCCTTGTTCACTGCGGTGTACAAAGTGTGCTATGAGGGTCAGCCAGTGGGCGAATTCATCCGCTGCCTGCAGAACCACCCAGAACACATGTGA
- the Smarcd1 gene encoding SWI/SNF-related matrix-associated actin-dependent regulator of chromatin subfamily D member 1 — translation MAARAGFQSVAPSGGAGASGGAGVAAALGPGGTPGPPVRMGPAPGQGLYRSPMPGAAYPRPGMLPGSRMTPQGPSMGPPGYGGNPSVRPGLAQSGMDQSRKRPAPQQIQQVQQQAVQNRNHNAKKKKMADKILPQRIRELVPESQAYMDLLAFERKLDQTIMRKRLDIQEALKRPIKQKRKLRIFISNTFNPAKSDAEDGEGTVASWELRVEGRLLEDSALSKYDATKQKRKFSSFFKSLVIELDKDLYGPDNHLVEWHRTATTQETDGFQVKRPGDVNVRCTVLLMLDYQPPQFKLDPRLARLLGIHTQTRPVIIQALWQYIKTHKLQDPHEREFVICDKYLQQIFESQRMKFSEIPQRLHALLMPPEPIIINHVISVDPNDQKKTACYDIDVEVDDTLKTQMNSFLLSTASQQEIATLDNKIHETIETINQLKTQREFMLSFARDPQGFINDWLQSQCRDLKTMTDVVGNPEEERRAEFYFQPWAQEAVCRYFYSKVQQRRQELEQALGIRNT, via the exons ATGGCGGCCCGGGCGGGTTTCCAGTCTGTGGCTCCGAGCGGCGGCGCGGGAGCCTCAGGAGGAGCGGGCGTGGCGGCTGCTCTGGGCCCGGGCGGAACTCCCGGGCCTCCCGTGCGAATGGGCCCGGCGCCGGGTCAAGGGCTGTACCGCTCTCCGATGCCCGGGGCGGCCTATCCG AGACCAGGTATGTTGCCAGGTAGCCGAATGACACCTCAGGGACCTTCCATGGGACCTCCTGGCTATGGGGGGAACCCTTCAGTCCGACCTGGCCTGGCCCAGTCAGGGATGGACCAGTCCCGCAAGAGACCTGCGCCTCAACAGATCCAGCAGGTCCAGCAGCAGGCGGTCCAAAATCGAAATCACAA tgcaaagaaaaagaagatggcTGATAAAATCCTACCTCAGAGG ATTCGGGAATTGGTACCAGAATCACAGGCCTACATGGATCTCCTGGCTTTTGAAAGGAAACTGGACCAGACTATTATGAGGAAACGACTAGATATCCAGGAGGCCTTGAAACGTCCCATCAAG CAAAAACGGAAGCTGCGAATTTTTATTTCTAACACGTTCAATCCAGCCAAGTCGGATGCCGAGGATGGGGAAGGGACGGTGGCTTCCTGGGAGCTCCGGGTAGAAGGCCGGCTCCTGGAGGAC TCAGCCTTGTCCAAATATGATGCCACCAAGCAAAAGAgaaagttttcttccttttttaagtCCTTGGTGATTGAACTGGACAAAGACCTCTATGGACCAGACAACCATCTGGTAGAA TGGCACAGGACCGCCACTACCCAGGAGACCGATGGCTTCCAGGTGAAGCGACCCGGAGATGTGAATGTGCGGTGTACGGTCCTGCTGATGCTGGATTACCAG CCCCCCCAGTTTAAATTAGACCCTCGACTGGCTCGGCTCTTGGGCATCCATACCCAGACACGTCCAGTGATCATCCAAGCACTGTGGCAATATATTAAAACACATAAGCTCCAGGACCCTCACGAGCGAGAGTTTGTTATCTGTGACAAGTACCTCCAGCAG ATCTTTGAATCTCAGCGGATGAAGTTCTCCGAGATCCCTCAGCGGCTCCATGCCTTGCTTATGCCACCAGAGCCCATCATCATTAATCACGTCATCAG TGTTGATCCAAATGATCAGAAAAAGACAGCATGCTATGATATTGACGTGGAAGTGGATGACACTTTGAAGACCCAGATGAACTCTTTCCTGCTGTCCACTGCCAGCCAGCAGGAGATCGCTACGCTAGACAACAAG ATCCATGAGACAATAGAAACTATCAACCAGCTGAAGACCCAGCGAGAGTTCATGTTGAGCTTTGCCCGAGACCCTCAGGGTTTCATCAATGATTGGCTTCAGTCCCAGTGCCGGGACCTCAAG ACGATGACTGATGTGGTGGGTAACCCAGAAGAGGAGCGCCGTGCCGAGTTCTACTTCCAGCCCTGGGCTCAGGAGGCTGTGTGCCGATACTTCTACTCCAAG GTGCAGCAGAGGCGGCAGGAGTTAGAGCAAGCCCTGGGAATCCGAAACACATAG
- the Cox14 gene encoding cytochrome c oxidase assembly protein COX14 isoform X2 translates to MPSAKQLADIGYKTFSASMMLLTVYGGYLCSVRAYRYLQLRSARRQAAEEQKTSGAL, encoded by the coding sequence ATGCCGTCTGCCAAGCAGCTGGCCGATATTGGCTATAAGACCTTCTCTGCCTCCATGATGCTCCTCACTGTGTACGGGGGTTACCTCTGCAGTGTGCGAGCCTACCGTTATCTCCAGCTACGCAGTGCCAGGCGCCAGGCCGCAGAAGAGCAGAAGACCTCAGGAGCCCTGTAG